The following coding sequences are from one Musa acuminata AAA Group cultivar baxijiao chromosome BXJ1-6, Cavendish_Baxijiao_AAA, whole genome shotgun sequence window:
- the LOC135677433 gene encoding zingipain-1-like, producing MDSAFKIAALFFLLYGSLRWSAVSGTGPTDMFEQWIAQHGRTYANESEKSYRLGVFTRNLDFVNAFRQAGNRSYTVGLNRFADLTKEEFLAAYTTTGLRPSAGSYPGLHPFRYAKVIAPSSIDWRNEDAVTPVKDQHSCGSCWAFSAVASIEGINKIVRGSLISLSEQQLFACDHNDDGCLGGLHYQAFSYVFSNGGITTEENYPYEPNRVACDAPKQSDHAVSITGYEIVPTNNEKLLMNAVANQPVSVSIDSHEFQFYTGGIFDGPCGTNLNHEVTLVGYGTDKNGAAYWIAKNSWGTLWGDDGYILLKKDVAEKEGLCGLAIRASYPII from the exons ATGGATTCCGCGTTCAAGATTGCAGCGCTTTTCTTCCTTCTCTATGGCTCGTTGCGTTGGTCAGCGGTCTCCGGCACCGGTCCGACCGACATGTTCGAGCAATGGATAGCTCAGCATGGGCGAACGTACGcgaacgaatccgagaagtcaTATCGCCTTGGGGTGTTCACCAGGAACCTGGACTTCGTGAACGCCTTCCGCCAAGCCGGGAACCGCAGCTACACCGTCGGCCTCAACCGCTTCGCAGACCTCACCAAGGAAGAATTCCTTGCTGCCTACACCACCACAGGACTGAGGCCATCAGCCGGCTCTTATCCTGGATTGCACCCTTTCCGATACGCGAAAGTGATTGCTCCCAGTAGCATCGATTGGCGGAATGAGGACGCAGTGACCCCTGTCAAGGACCAACATTCGTGCG GATCTTGCTGGGCATTCTCTGCAGTAGCATCGATAGAAGGCATCAACAAGATCGTGAGGGGGAGCCTGATATCTTTGTCGGAGCAACAACTGTTTGCTTGTGACCACAACGATGATGGATGTCTCGGAGGTCTGCATTACCAAGCATTCTCCTACGTCTTCTCCAATGGAGGCATCACGACGGAAGAGAACTACCCGTACGAACCTAATCGGGTCGCCTGCGACGCACCCAAGCAATCGGACCATGCCGTCTCCATAACCGGCTACGAGATTGTTCCCACGAACAACGAGAAGTTACTCATGAACGCAGTGGCCAACCAGCCAGTTTCCGTCTCCATTGACTCCCACGAGTTCCAGTTCTACACAGGTGGCATCTTCGACGGGCCTTGTGGGACCAACCTCAATCATGAAGTCACTCTCGTGGGTTATGGAACAGATAAGAATGGGGCTGCGTATTGGATAGCTAAGAATTCATGGGGCACGTTGTGGGGTGATGACGGCTACATTCTTCTCAAGAAGGACGTCGCTGAAAAGGAAGGACTGTGTGGTCTTGCCATTAGGGCTTCTTATCCCATCATCTAA
- the LOC135676247 gene encoding uncharacterized protein LOC135676247 → MGTSAGLRSRGALFVVACCCLLSLVCSGGNPKTRSAVGDPGMKRDGLRVALEAWNFCNEVGEEAPGMGSPRLADCFDIVNKTEVGHKVADKDNRLGFGDDIPEVPPKSLKNVDLYAVQKELYLGKKCEVADDKTPWQFWMIMLKNGNLDTSAALCPKDGNKVGPFPPESRFPCFGKGCMNQPLVFHDSTILNGTKLSGRFYGTYDLDGDIGEEVDNASYFSVSWEKELGKGGWSFHHVLKTTKSYPWLMLYLRSDATRGFSGGYHYETRGMTTIIPESPNFKVRLTLDIKRGGGSASQFYLMDMGSCWKNNGDPCDGDVTSDVTRYSEMILNPQTEKWCRADSLHECPPYHTLPNGTRIHRTDTANFPYDAYHVYCSPGNALNPEKPYRSCDPYSNPQPQEILQILPHAAWAEYGYPTKPGEGWVGDPRTWELDVGRLSQSLYFYQDPNTTAAKRKWTSLDVGTEIYKSDDAAAEWILSDFDIIVPQ, encoded by the exons ATGGGGACTTCCGCTGGGCTCCGTTCTCGCGGGGCACTCTTTGTGGTCGCCTGTTGTTGTCTTCTCTCTTTGGTATGCAGCGGAGGCAACCCAAAGACCAGATCGGCAGTGGGAGACCCTGGGATGAAAAGAGACGGACTAAGGGTGGCTTTGGAGGCCTGGAACTTCTGCAATGAGGTCGGAGAAGAAGCCCCCGGCATGGGCAGCCCCCGCCTCGCTGACTGCTTCGACATCG TAAACAAGACGGAGGTGGGGCACAAGGTAGCCGACAAGGACAACAGGCTCGGCTTCGGCGATGATATCCCGGAAGTGCCACCGAAAAGCCTCAAGAACGTCGACCTCTATGCCGTCCAGAAGGAGCTCTACTTGGGGAAGAAGTGCGAGGTCGCTGATGACAAGACGCCCTGGCAGTTTTGGATGATCATGCTCAAGAACGGGAATCTGGACACTTCCGCCGCCCTGTGCCCCAAGGACGGCAACAAGGTCGGCCCGTTTCCGCCGGAGTCGAGGTTCCCCTGCTTCGGTAAGGGGTGCATGAACCAGCCACTGGTGTTCCACGACAGTACCATCTTGAACGGCACCAAGCTTTCAGGGAGGTTCTACGGCACTTACGATCTCGATGGTGATATCGGCGAGGAAGTTGACAACGCCTCCTACTTCTCGGTGTCATGGGAGAAGGAGCTGGGGAAGGGTGGTTGGTCCTTCCACCATGTCCTCAAGACCACTAAGTCGTACCCCTGGCTCATGCTCTACCTGAGGTCCGACGCCACGAGGGGCTTCTCTGGCGGATACCACTATGAAACCAGAGGGATGACCACAATA ATCCCGGAATCGCCCAACTTCAAGGTGAGGTTGACGCTGGACATCAAAAGAGGCGGAGGTTCGGCGAGCCAGTTCTACTTGATGGACATGGGCAGCTGCTGGAAGAACAACGGCGATCCCTGCGACGGGGACGTGACGAGCGACGTCACCCGGTACAGCGAGATGATACTGAATCCCCAAACCGAGAAGTGGTGCCGGGCGGACAGCCTCCATGAGTGCCCCCCTTACCACACCTTACCCAACGGGACTCGGATTCACCGGACTGACACTGCCAACTTCCCCTACGATGCCTATCATGTGTACTGCTCCCCAGGGAACGCCCTGAATCCGGAGAAGCCCTACAGGTCCTGCGACCCTTACAGCAACCCCCAGCCGCAGGAGATCCTTCAGATCCTGCCTCATGCGGCGTGGGCGGAGTACGGGTACCCAACGAAGCCGGGCGAGGGTTGGGTTGGTGATCCCAGGACCTGGGAGCTCGATGTGGGAAGGCTGTCCCAGTCTCTCTACTTCTATCAG GACCCTAACACAACCGCAGCGAAGAGGAAGTGGACTTCGCTCGATGTTGGCACGGAGATCTACAAGAGTGATGATGCTGCCGCTGAGTGGATTCTGAGCGACTTTGACATCATTGTTCCTCAGTGA
- the LOC135676249 gene encoding uncharacterized protein LOC135676249, with protein sequence MGTRTRSRNLIRGWPLLLLRRWHHLNPIRCLPVDQSNRVSFTGNAICPRWDFQLSAILGYVMTASFVKVLALASLALTSISGYRIRWLCHGEEFVCCRIKSTLEISSSVQQDCMALQSSDMFQPTNAGQIGSSNADPSFINVDNNRSGNFIFHTGNVCPTVSLSLSNLTGESSAADYQDRGVSPTFLTGESTWDSNLEPGRPQARNEAKMRYNEKKKSHCSGNKLGMLHVKLELMTGL encoded by the exons ATGGGCACGCGAACTCGGTCGCGAAATTTGATCCGTGGGTGGCCGTTGCTTCTTCTCCGTCGATGGCACCACCTGAATCCAATTCGGTGCCTCCCTGTGGACCAGAGCAACAGGGTTTCTTTCACAGGGAATGCAATCTGCCCAAG ATGGGATTTCCAGCTCTCAGCGATCTTGGGATATGTTATGACGGCGAGCTTTGTCAAGGTTTTAGCACTGGCATCGCTGGCTTTAACTTCCATTTCTGGATACAGAATTAGATGGCTTTGTCATGGGGAAgaatttgtctgttgcagaatcaAGAGCACATTAGAG ATCTCATCTTCAGTACAACAAGATTGCATGGCTCTTCAGTCATCTGACATGTTTCAGCCAACCAATGCTGGGCAGATAGGGAGCAGCAATGCAGATCCATCATTTATAAATGTCGATAATAACAGAAGTGGCAACTTCATTTTCCACACTGGAAACGTCTGCCCAActgtttctctttctctttcaaacTTGACTGGAGAAAGTAGTGCGGCTGATTACCAGGACCGTGGGGTATCACCAACGTTCCTCACAGGTGAGTCAACATGGGATTCCAATCTCGAACCTGGACGCCCACAGGCGAGGAATGAAGCGAAAATGAGATACAATGAGAAAAAGAAAAGTCACT GTTCAGGAAACAAATTAGGTATGCTTCACGTAAAGCTAGAACTTATGACAGGTTTGTAA
- the LOC103988385 gene encoding mitogen-activated protein kinase kinase kinase 18-like produces the protein MEIGGWRRGRVIGRGSSATVSLATALDSGAVFAVKCAELGRSAILQREQRILSSLRSPYVVSCLGFDISSHGSTGGLYYNLFLEYAPRGSLSDEIGKQGGRLDEAAIRCYSCEILRGLVYLHSQGVVHCDVKGRNVLVGTDGHAKIADLGCARLIAQEDEEGLRGTPMFMAPEVARGEEQGPPADVWALGCTIIEMATGGPAWPGVSDPIAAIHRVAFSPDVPAFPSWLSGEGKDFLSKCLKRDPRERWTAEQLLQHEFVASSSITSPSKSDTDRRCVSPKSTLDLAFWESLPDQDEEPSQHPFCDPSARIQQLVSSSSPTWTWDDNWVAVRSTDKERGAAPSCPATESSSRDESLNSIMLNGNCVINSHSDCYSTSFAQVAEEEMQQFVTCKPEVMSSKIGYVTVNYGQNVRFKISYWICSIDLYLFRFLSLNVFIPLCSNASRILALKQS, from the coding sequence ATGGAAATCGGTGGGTGGCGACGAGGCCGTGTCATCGGCCGTGGCTCCTCCGCCACCGTCTCGCTCGCCACAGCTTTGGACTCCGGAGCGGTTTTCGCGGTCAAGTGCGCGGAGCTCGGTCGCTCTGCCATCCTGCAGCGGGAGCAGAGGATCCTGTCTTCCCTCCGTTCTCCTTACGTTGTATCTTGCCTCGGGTTCGACATCAGCTCACACGGGTCTACCGGCGGTCTCTACTATAATCTCTTCCTGGAGTATGCTCCGAGGGGCTCGCTGTCGGACGAGATCGGGAAGCAGGGAGGTCGGCTCGATGAGGCCGCGATTCGATGCTACAGCTGTGAGATCCTGAGAGGGTTGGTGTATCTTCACTCGCAAGGAGTCGTCCACTGCGACGTCAAAGGCCGGAACGTCCTGGTTGGGACCGACGGGCACGCCAAGATTGCCGACTTGGGGTGCGCGCGCTTGATTGCTCAGGAGGATGAAGAGGGGTTGAGGGGCACGCCCATGTTCATGGCTCCGGAGGTCGCCCGCGGAGAAGAGCAGGGTCCCCCGGCCGACGTGTGGGCGCTGGGCTGCACTATCATTGAGATGGCCACCGGTGGCCCCGCTTGGCCGGGCGTCTCCGATCCCATCGCCGCGATTCATCGAGTTGCATTCTCCCCGGACGTGCCGGCTTTTCCGAGCTGGCTCTCTGGGGAGGGAAAGGACTTCTTGAGCAAGTGCTTGAAGAGGGATCCCAGGGAGCGGTGGACGGCGGAGCAGCTCCTCCAGCATGAATTCGTGGCTTCTTCGTCCATAACTTCTCCGTCGAAGTCAGATACAGATCGCCGCTGCGTCTCCCCGAAGAGCACGCTCGACCTGGCATTCTGGGAGTCACTGCCCGACCAAGACGAGGAACCATCCCAACACCCATTCTGTGATCCGTCGGCAAGAATCCAACAGCTTGTCAGCAGCAGCAGCCCTACTTGGACATGGGACGACAACTGGGTGGCGGTCAGAAGCACCGACAAGGAACGCGGTGCCGCACCAAGTTGTCCTGCCACCGAGAGCAGCAGCAGAGACGAATCACTCAATAGCATCATGCTAAACGGTAATTGTGTAATCAATAGCCATAGTGATTGTTATAGTACAAGCTTTGCACAAGTAGCAGAGGAAGAAATGCAGCAGTTTGTGACCTGCAAACCAGAGGTTATGTCTTCCAAAATTGGTTATGTTACAGTAAACTATGGGCAGAATGTCCGATTCAAGATTTCCTATTGGATCTGTTCAATCGATCTTTATCTTTTTCGCTTTCTCTCTCTTAACGTCTTCATTCCTCTCTGCTCGAATGCATCAAGAATCCTGGCTCTTAAACAGAGCTAG
- the LOC135676248 gene encoding uncharacterized protein LOC135676248 gives MDFLSPLLVAVIVFLSIDTHTLAQSSLCRTSCGAIPIRYPLGIDDGCGSPYYRNMLICANSSRLFLRTPSGTYPVAAVDYTDPHLVVNDPSMWSCRSSGTDDAVLRRAANPFSLDTSTRFSLSSKNDYLFFNCSGESVIVEPKPAFCERFPDRCDSACDSAAYLCRNPPECPDALADRRTSCCSYYPKASESLRLLLQHCSTYASVYWRTVGANFPPYDQVPEYGIRVDFEIPVTTRCLQCEDVRRGGGTCGFETQSRSFLCLCDEGNATTYCTDGTYRGRRASAAVIAGTATVSVAGAVGIGALVWYLRKIRKNSVVTCGVQSNENRLF, from the exons ATGGACTTCCTCTCCCCGCTCCTCGTCGCCGTCATCGTTTTCCTTTCGATCGATACCCACACCTTGGCACAGTCCAGTCTCTGCCGTACGTCCTGCGGCGCCATCCCCATCCGCTACCCCCTCGGCATCGACGACGGCTGCGGCAGCCCCTACTACCGCAACATGCTCATCTGCGCCAACTCCTCCCGCCTATTCCTCCGCACACCCTCGGGGACGTACCCCGTCGCCGCCGTCGACTACACCGACCCCCACCTCGTCGTCAACGACCCGTCCATGTGGAGCTGCCGCTCCTCCGGCACCGACGACGCCGTGCTCCGGCGCGCGGCCAACCCCTTCAGCCTCGACACCAGCACCCGCTTCTCGCTCTCGTCCAAGAACGACTACCTCTTCTTCAACTGCAGCGGCGAGTCCGTCATCGTGGAGCCCAAGCCCGCGTTCTGCGAGCGCTTCCCCGACCGCTGCGACTCGGCCTGCGACAGCGCCGCGTACCTGTGCCGCAACCCGCCCGAGTGTCCCGACGCGCTGGCGGACCGGCGGACTAGCTGCTGCTCCTACTACCCCAAGGCGTCGGAGTCGCTGAGGCTCCTGCTGCAGCACTGCTCCACGTACGCGAGCGTGTACTGGAGGACGGTGGGCGCCAACTTCCCGCCGTACGACCAGGTCCCGGAGTACGGCATTCGGGTGGACTTCGAGATCCCGGTGACGACGAGGTGCCTTCAGTGCGAGGACGTCAGGCGGGGCGGGGGAACCTGCGGGTTCGAGACGCAGTCGAGGAGCTTCCTCTGTCTCTGCGACGAAGGCAACGCCACCACCTACTGCACAG ATGGCACGTACAGAGGGCGTCGAGCATCAGCTGCAGTCATTGCAG GGACGGCCACTGTTTCGGTGGCGGGTGCAGTCGGGATCGGAGCTCTCGTCTGGTATctaagaaaaataaggaaaaataGCGTGGTGACTTGTGGGGTCCAAAGCAATGAGAATCGTCTATTTtag